Proteins encoded by one window of Salarias fasciatus chromosome 1, fSalaFa1.1, whole genome shotgun sequence:
- the LOC115386976 gene encoding myoblast determination protein 1 homolog produces the protein MDLSDFPFPLSSADDLYDPCFSTSDLNFFDDLDARLVHAGLLKSEEHLHQQAATSEEEEDQHVRAPGGLHQAGHCLLWACKACKRKTTHADRRKAATMRERRRLSKVNDAFETLKRCTASNPNQRLPKVEILRNAISYIESLQALLRVGRDDAFYPPLDAHYSADSEASSPRSSCSDSAMDFISPGSTTSENSDGSYCGQTAEDCSSSKTSLISSLDCLSSIVERISTEPAAPPAGDSVVPQGPECLHSGPAASSPAAEPDSASEPL, from the exons ATGGATCTCTCAGACTTccccttccctctctcctctgctgatgACCTCTATGACCCCTGCTTCAGCACCAGCGACCTCAACTTTTTCGATGACTTGGACGCGCGGCTCGTGCACGCGGGCCTGCTGAAGTCCGAGGAGCACCTCCACCAGCAAGCGGCCacctcggaggaggaggaggaccagcatgTGCGGGCCCCGGGGGGCCTCCACCAGGCCGGACACTGCCTGCTGTGGGCCTGCAAGGCCTGCAAGAGGAAGACGACGCACGCGGACCGCAGGAAAGCGGCCACCATGCGCGAGCGCAGGCGGCTCAGCAAAGTCAACGACGCGTTCGAGACCCTGAAGCGGTGCACGGCCTCCAACCCCAACCAGCGGCTGCCCAAAGTGGAGATCCTGCGCAACGCCATCAGCTACATCGAGTCCCTGCAGGCGCTGCTCAGGGTCGGCCGGGACGACGCCTTCTACCCGCCGCTGGACGCGCACTACAGCGCGGACTCCGAGGCCTCCAGCCCCCGGTCCAGCTGCTCCGACAGCGCC ATGGATTTCATCTCTCCCGGTTCAACcacaagtgaaaacagtgacGGTTCCTACTGTGGACAGACAGCAGAAG attgcagcagcagtaaaacatCGCTCATTTCCAGCTTGGACTGTCTGTCCAGCATAGTTGAGCGCATCAGCACAGAGCcagcggcgccccctgcaggagacAGCGTGGTCCCCCAGGGCCCCGAATGTCTTCACAGCggccctgcagcctccagtcCAGCTGCTGAACCGGACAGCGCCTCCGAGCCTCTGTGA
- the LOC115393225 gene encoding troponin T, fast skeletal muscle isoforms-like isoform X6 — MSDTEDIDQVEEEEEEKPKFKPSAPKIPDGEKVDFDDIQKKRQNKDLYELQSLIDAHFECRKKEEEELIALKERIEKRRAERAEQQRIRAEQDKERQARREAERLRKEEADAQRKADDEAKKKIALSNMGSGYTSHLQRIDQKRGKKQTEREKKKKILSERCKPLNIDNFSEDKLREKAKEMWEVLRNLEEIKYDDCERLKRQRYEVVSLRNRIEELQKHSKKGAATRRRRK, encoded by the exons aagaaaagccAAAGTTCAA ACCGAGTGCTCCCAAGATCCCCGATGGAGAGAAGGTGGACTTTGAC gACATCCAGAAGAAACGTCAGAACAAAGATCTGTATGAGCTGCAGTCGCTGATCGACGCTCACTTTGAGTgcaggaagaaggaggaggaggagctcatcGCTCTCAAGGAAAGAATT GAGAAGCGTCGCGCTGAgcgagctgagcagcagaggatCCGCGCTGAGCAGGATAAAGAGCGACAGGCCAGGCGGGAG GCGGAGAGGTTGAGGAAAGAGGAAGCTGACGCTCAGAGGAAGGCTGACGATGAAGCCAAGAAAAAGATTGCGCTGTCCAACATGGGATCGGGCTACACCAGCCACCTGCAGAGG ATCGACCAGAAGAGGGGAAAGAAGCAGAccgagagagaaaagaagaagaagattctGTCCGAGAGATGCAAGCCACTGAACATCGACAACTTCAGTGAGGACAAACTGAG GGAAAAGGCCAAAGAGATGTGGGAGGTGCTCCGTAACCTGGAGGAGATCAAGTACGACGACTGCGAGAGGCTCAAGAGACAGAGATACGAG GTCGTCTCTCTCAGAAACCGCATcgaagagctgcagaaaca TAGCAAGAAGGGAGCCGCCACGCGCCGCCGCAGAAAGTGA